The genomic region TTAAATCTTCATTTTTCTATTTTATACTTCGCCATCCAATAAGAAAAGGTGTATATTTCATGAAGGAAACATTTAAAACCGTATTGCCGAACGTTGCTTTTTTGCTGCTTTTTGCTTCCGAGTTCACCTACTACCTTCTCATCCTGCAAACCGGTATCGTAGAGTATCACCACTCTCTGCTTTCACAGATATGGATGGTACCTTTGGGAGGCATGCTGGGTATTATCCTTTCTGTTTATATCTATAAAAAGCAGCAGTGGCTGATGGCTCTCCTTCTCTTTCTTCAGCTGCTTCTCTCTTTTTCCTACGCCTCTGCGAATGGTCTGGAACTCTTTGCTTTGGGATTGATCAGCGGATTGACGGCACCTATGCTCCTCTATCGTATTGAACAGCTGTGGATCGCAGTATGTGCTCTGGCACTCTCTTATGCTTTTGGTACGGCACTGTTCCATGTAGAGGCTATAGCCCGGACTGATTTGGCACTTTTTTTAAGTGCGCTTGCATTTATCTCAGCACTTTTTACCCAGACGCGGCAGCATAAATCCATTTCTGTTGAAACGGTTTCTCTCTATACCATGGGATCTGTTTTTCTGTGGCTGCTTCTTGATGCGGCACTTTTTGAAACTCTCTCACGGGACAGTGTTATGCATCTATGGGGTGAATCGGAATTTACGCTGACGATCATTCTGTCACATATGGCGGGCTTGGCAGCAGCCTATAGACTGAGGAATTGGGCATATGCCGATATGGCGCTGCTCGTGCTTTTTGTTCTGGTCTACAGCGTTTACAGCAGTGGATCATCCCTGATGTTGAGTCTGGTCTATCCTTTTGTGATCTCCTCGTATAATGTGATCATTCTTATGAAACTCAAACGATTGGCTTATCTGCCGCTTGCCGCCATCTCTCTGAGTCTGTGGGGCGCATCCGGCCTGGGGCTGCTTATCGCCCTTTCCCATACGTTCGCGGCAGCCTGGGCAGTACTGGGAGTACTTGCCCTAAGCACACTTTTCAAAATGCCGGGTTTCAATCTGCTATCGTGGTTTCCCAACCTCAAATCTACTTCATTCAAAGGATAACATTATGAAAAAAATATTCATCTTCACACTCGTTGCAGCTTCTTCGCTTTTTGCCAATACACTTGTCGTTACAAATGGCAGTGTTAAAGCACATACCGAAGTGTTTGGTGATTCGACCATCGATCCCTCAACCAAAAGCATCACAAGCCACTTGCAAATGGATGACACGATCGAATCACTCAAGGGCAGTGTCGATGTCTCGGTGCGCAAACTCAAAAGTGATAATGAAACGAGGGATGAACATATGGTAGAAGCCCTTGAAAGCAATAAATACCCTGTGGCGCACTATACCTTTGGCAAAGTATCGAAAACGGCATCGGGCTATACCATTGATGGCATATTGAAGTTTCACAATGTGGAAAGACCCCTTAAGATAAATGCCCGGATAATCGACAATGGAAACAGTATCGAGATCAAAGGAAAAGGAAAATTCAAACTCTCTTCATACAATGTCAAACCGATCAGGCTGCTGCTGCTGACGGTACGTGACAGGATCGATCTGAATATCGATGTGAAGTTCAAGAAGCAGTAGGGCTGAATGTTCAAATCTTTTTTACGCTACAGGTACAAAACACTGCTGATCCTTGTCTCAGCGACCTCCGCAATCGCTTCTATTTTCCTTATTACCGCTTTGGGTAACGGGATCATCAGCATGTATGCCTCGATGCTCAAAACAGATGGCGACATTATTGTAATGCAAAAAGGGGTGGCAGACACTTTTTTCAGCGATATCAACCGTTCCCTTCTTGTACCTATAGCAAAGATACCCGGTGTGAAGTCCGCACAGGGTGTCATCGTCGGTGCAGGAGCGATCGATTCCGTACCCATTGCCGGTATTTACGGTGTGACAAAGAACCGTTTGGACAACTATACCCTGACAGAGGGCCATTACCCGCAAAAAGAGGGTGAGGTGATCGTCGGAGAGAGTATTGCTTCGATCCTGAAAAATCCAGAAGAGATCACCCTGATGGGAGAACCGTTCCGTGTTTCGGGTATTTACAAAAGTGATATCGGTTTTGAGAACGGTGGGGTAGTGATCGCTATTTCTGATGCCGGGAAACTCTTTCACAAGAGTGCCTCGTTTCTGCTGATCTCCCTCAAAGACCTCTCCGAAGGTACGGAGAAAGTCATCAGGAACATCAGAGCACTCGATACGGAAGTGGATGTCAGGTCCACCACGGATTTCATCGACAATTACAATCAGTTCAAGATCATCCGTATCTCCAGCGGGGTGATCGCATCCATTTCGTTTTTTATGGGATTTTTGGCGATCGTGAGCCTTATGAGCATGATGGTCAGCGACCGGCGTTACGAATTCGGTATCAAGCGTGCGATGGGCATTCCCAAACACAAGATCATTTTGCAGATCCTGATCGAGGTCATTACGCTGACACTTGTTGCGTTCATACTTGCCTACGGTATCAGCCTGCTACTGCTCGACCAGCTTCAGCATATTGAAAAGTTCCAGGGCTATCTCAGCGGTGAGATCGACATGCTTCTTTTTGTCAGACTGCTTATCGGCTCCATCGCCATGGCAGCCATAGGTGCATTGGTCCCCGCACTTATCGCAGCACGTGTCGATCCTATTATCCTGATCAACAGGGGGCAGTAGAGATGTTGCGACTGGAACATATTTCGCACAGTTATGACAAAGAGATTATACTGCAAGACATCACACTTGAGATCGAACCGCAAAGTTTCAATGTCATCACAGGAGAGAGCGGCAGCGGGAAATCGACACTGCTTTCGATTGTCTCTACTCTGCTGAAGCCGACAGAGGGAAAACTCTATTTTGACGGTGTCGAAAGTGAAAAGATCTCTGATCTCGACCGTTTCCGCAATGAAAAGGTCGGTTTCGTCTTTCAGTTCCACTATCTCATTTCCCATCTGACGGTCTATGAAAATATTGCAATGGTTACAAAAAAGCCGAAAAAGGAGATCCTGCATCTGCTGGAAAAACTCGACATTAAGGTATTGGCCGATAAATATCCCGACCAGATCTCCGGCGGACAGCGCCAGCGTGCTGCGGTTGCCAGGGCCATCATCAATGAGCCGAAATATATTTTTGCCGATGAGCCTACCGGCAATCTTGACTCTGTCAATTCCGAGACCGTGTTCGGACTGCTGCGTGCACTGGATGCCACGGTGATCGTCGCAACACATGACCACTCACGTATCATCAGTACCGACAGGGTGATCACGCTGAAGGATGGTGTCCTATGCTGAAAGCCAGACTTCTGCCCCATATTTACTTTGCATACTTTTTCTTGGTGCTTGCAGCGGCATTCGGGCTCTTGTACGCTATGCAGCTTCTGGGCTTCGGTACACAGTTGATCCGTCCCGACCTGGTACGTTCTCTGCACATCTCCCTGATGCTGTACGGTTTCGTGCCGCTCATGATGACACTGCTTCCTTTTGCCCTTTTCGACAAAGAGGGTGTCATGAAGGAAGAGGGTGTCTGGTACCTGGAACGCTTTTTGTATCTGTGGTATATTTTTCTGGTCTTCCTGATCTTTTCGCTGCTGGCAGGAGATACCCGGGGGTTGCCGTTTTATGACTTTCCGTATGAACTGAATGCCATTTTGGCACTGGCCGGTATTTTTTATATCATTGCCATTTTCAAAACGATCAAAGGCTACGAGGTCAAACCGCTTTGGGTGCGTGTCTCCCTTGTATTGGTTATTGCCAGTCCTTTTGCCCTGCTCCTGCTGATGAACCCCCGGTACGGCCAGGTCGAAAAAATGCTGCTGGGGCCGCACGGAGACAATACACTGGGAATGAGTTTTGCCCTGCTTGCCATCTATTATCTGGCGATCAAACTTGCTTCACCCCGAACAGTGTTCTCCACTCGCCGGCATATCCTGTGGCAGATACCGCTCGGATTTTATCTGCTAAGTGTACTCTATCGGAGTTTCATAGGAAGCCTTTCCTACAATGCCGAATGGTTATTACAGTATTTGACGCTGCTGTATATCCCTGTACTCTATATCTGGTGGAAAGATGCCGGACTCAAGGTCAGAAAAAACCTTACACTCTTCATCTCCATTGCCGCTTTTCTGTTCGCCGATGTGGAAGGTAATATCCTTTTCATTCCCTGGCTGCGTGCGCTGTTCCACCGTAACGACCTTGTTGTCGGGCATGCTCATATCGCTGTGGGTATAGGGCTGCTCTTTCTGGCACTTTCGATCATAGAACCGTTCGTCAAAGTATCGGCAAGAAGAGCCCTGTACCTTACGGGTATGCTTTTTCTGATGGCACTAGTCTTGAGTATAAGCGGTATTGAACAGGCAGGATTTGCCGTGATGCACACAGAATTGATGTGGGCACTGCGTGTTTTTTTCGGATTGATGTTCCTGGCAGGATTGCTGTTCGTCAGGTCTCTCTTCTCGGTGAAGAGGGTGCAGGGTTTTTTCAGAAGCCTGCGCTCTATCGATCTTTACAATCTTGCCGGGTTCCTCTCTGACGGTGTGGGCGGCATACTTCTGCTTCTTTTCGGCAGTACACTGTATGCACTGATAGACCAGCCTTTTGTCGGGGGTTATCAGACGATCGTCTTCGGCTTTGTGACAGCGGTGGGACTGGTGCATCTGCTGGGCTTCCTCCTGCCTGCACAGGCTCATCCTTTTGCTCTTGCAACGGTCATTCTGCGACTTGTGACCGCGGCAGGTTTTTTTGCACTCTACAAAGCAGGCGTATTCGAATGGATCGCGTATGCTATTTCGGGTATCGATCTGCTTTTTGTTCTGCTATACTTAATTTTCTTAAAGGATCCATATGAAAAAACTCATACCTCTCAGCCTTCTTTTGACTGCAGTGATATTCGCAGATCTTAAGGTGGGAGAGAAACTCCCCGACATAACACTTTCGGATCAATTCGGAAAAAAGCTGACAGTGGATACCGAAGACAAAGTACTTCTGCTCAGTTTTGAAAAAGAGGTTGCCATCAAAACAGCTGACTATTTGACAAAACAGCCCAAAAACTTTCTGCAGCAAAGACACATAAAGTACATTTCGGATATCAGCAGTATGCCTTCCTTCATAACCTCGATGTTCGCACTGCCCAAAATGAAGAAATACCCTTTCTCCGTGATGCTGATAAGAGACGGTATGGGAAAGGATTTTCAACATAAAGAGGGGAAAGCAACACTGTACAAACTCAGGAACCGCCGTATCACAGATATTGAGTTCGTTGACCCGAAAGTACTCTCTACTGTGCTACAATAACATATGAAAACATACCGCAAAGGCAGATTTGTCGGAAAATACGACAGTTCCACAGAAGTAAATCTGTTTAAAGTGCTGAAATGGAAACTTTTTGGAAAGCCGGATATTGATTTCGGGAAAAAAAGTCCTGTACCTTTGGCAGTACAATATACTCCTGAACAATTGCTGCAAAAAGAGGACTTCATCTGCTGGCTTTCCCATGCAACGTTTCTTATTCAGCTGGGCGGTAAACGTATCCTGATCGATCCGGTCTTCGGAGACATTCCTTTTTACAAACGCCAGGTTGACTTTCCCTACAGTGTAGAGGAGTTGGGAAAGGTGGACTATCTTCTTGTCTCGCATGTACATTATGACCATTTTGACACACACTCGATCCAAATGCTTACAGTAAAAAACCCCAAAGCGGTACTGCCTTTGCATATGTCAAAGCTGCTGCACAGAACAGTACCGTCTTTGAAAAGTGTTGAACTTGACTGGTATGAAAGCCATGAGAAGCAAGGGCTGAAGATCACACTAGTGCCTGCGAAACACTGGGGCAGAAGAGGGCTCTTTGACAGGAACCGTGTACTGTGGGGTGGTTATGTGCTGAGCTATGAAGGAAAGAATATCTATTTTGCAGGTGACACTGCACCCGGAGAGCATTTTGAAGAGATCGGCAGGCAATTCGAGATCGATTATGCACTTTTACCCATAGGGGCCTATAGACCGGAATTCATTATGAAGCACAACCATCTCGATCCGCAGGAAGCATTTGAAGCCTTCAGGCAGCTGAAAGCGAAAAAGATGGTACCGATGCACTACGGGACATTCAAGCTGACCGATGAACCTTTGGATGAACCGCTGCAGTGGATCGGGAAGATCGCAGAGGCAAACTCTGATAAGATCGTGATCTTGAAAGCAGGGGAGATATATACTTTGACGATATAGTATGGCTTCTGCTATTTTCCCAAAAGGTGATGCATATAGAGATAGCTTGCACTCTGATAATAGGCGATCGTATCGTTCACGTCTTTCTGTGAGGGCTTCATCTCTGCATATCTGCTGTCATTCAGGGTCAGTTTCCTGACTTCAAATTCTTTGATACTTTTATTCGGCAGAAGTATGGTAAGCCGGTTATCCCTGTAGAGACCCAGTTTCTGATAGTTCCCGATCAATGCTCTTGGCCTGAAGTCACTGTCCAAAATGTTTTTTCCGTAAAATTTGCTCTGATAGTCCCATCCTAGAATTGCAAACAGAGTAGGGGCCAGATCGATCTGGGAAGCAAGTTTTGTGATCTTTTCAGGCTTGATAATGGAGGGGGCATATACAAGAAACGGTATTTTGTATCTGTGGATCGGAAGTTCATTCTTGCCGGCGCTTCCTCCATTGTGGTCTGCAACAAAAATAAAGAGTGTTTTGGAGAACCATGGCTTTTTCGATGCTTTTTTCAAAAATTCATTTACAGAAAAGTCTGTATATTTCACGCCGCCCGTCCGTCCGGTGTGGCTTGGTATATCGATCTTTCCTTCCGGGTAAGTGTAGGGTCTGTGGTTGGAGGTGGTCATGATGAAACTGAAGAACGGTTTCTTCTGTGCAAAGGACTTATCGGCCTCTTTGATGCTTTTTGCGAACAGGTCTTCGTCACAGACACCCCAGACATTGGAAAAAGTGACTTCATTCTCTTTAAAATTGAAGCGATCCACAATAGAGAATCCATTGTGTGAAAAGTATTCATTCATATTATCGAAATATCCATGTCCCGCATAGATGAATTTGTTGTCATACCCTTTCTCTTTAAAAACCCATCCCATTCCGAACAAATTGTGGTTGTCCGGTCTTTTTACAATACTTCGGCCCGGTGTAGGCGGAATTCCCATGGTCACTGCTTCCATACCTCTGACCGTACGTGTCCCGGTTGCAAAAAAGTTGCTGAAGAAAAGAGACTTTTGGGTCAATGCATCCATATGGGGAGTAAGGTTCTGATCATTGCCGTAGATCCCCATATAAGAGGCACTGAGACTTTCGATCATGACCAGCATTACATTATACCTCTTCTCTTTTCCTCCGTTGTGAACGTTTTTGAGTGTATTGTTAAGATCATTTGAAACAAATGTACTGTGCTCATTCATGGTCAATTTTCTTTCTGTTTCAAGTACAGTGTCATTGTCCTGTGTTTTATAAAATTCGTAGTAGTCCAACTCATTGTTCCTGAATGCTGAAAAAAGAGAATAGAAACCGTTTTTTGAAAGCTCCTGGTTGTAACGGTTATCTGAAACAGAAGTAGCAAGTGTCTGTTTCTCGAGTGCAAGAAAAGAGATGAAAGGTATAGAGAGAAGCACAAGGGTGATCGGCAGTCTGTCCCTGTAACTGCTTCTGTCCTGAAAAACCTTGCTGAAATGTCCGCTTGTCCTGTCTACAATAAAATAGAGCAGGATAGTGATCAGAAGGATAATGGAGAGAAGCAGCGGCATGGGATAGGATTCCTGGATATTCTTAAGGACTTCATGTGTGTATACCAGATAGTCTACTGCGATGAAGTTGAATCTTTTGCCGAATTCATCCCAGAAGAACCATTCGCTGAAAGCATTGAATACAATGGCATAGATTGTTGCGAAAAAGAGGCTTAAAGCAATGAACTTATGCATTTTTGAATTGAATACCTTTGTCGGAACGATAAAAAGATAGATTGTAAAAGGAATGATAAAATAAAAATAGGCAACGAGATCGTAAAAAACACCTACTAAAAATACTTTTGCAAGTTCCGTGATACTGCTTGAAACCATTGGAAATGTATACGTCAGAAGTACAGCTCTGCTGATAAAACTGATACTGAGAAAAATAAGGACAAAATAGAGAAGAAGTCTATAACGATCGATGTTCTGTTTCATATTGGTTCCAGAAAGAAGCTTCTCTTTTCTAAGAGAGTTTATAATTATAATATATAATTATAAATATATGTTTAAATAGTGAAAATATTCTTAATTATGACTATACAATATTAAAACTGCTATTATATGTGTACCCCAATTAGGAAAAAGGAGTCAGAATGGCTAAAGATTCAAAGAAGAAAGAAGAAGAGAAGAAAGCAAAAAAAGCGCTTTTGAAGAAAGAGAAGAAAAAAGCGGAGAAAAAGAAGGCTAAGAAAAAAGCCGAAAAGAAGAAAGAGAAAGCGAAGAAGCCTGTCTCAAAAAAGAACAAGAAGAAAAAAGCTGAAAAGAAAAAAGCTTCCAAAAAGAAAAGCAGTAAAAAGAAGTCAAAAAAGAAAAGTAAAAAGTCCAAGAAATAGAGCTTGGGCTGTACCGGATCTACCGGTACAGTTATCCTTCGAGTGTCTCCTCATCTATGACGATAATACCGTCATGGTCCGCCAGTAAAATCTCCCCGTTTTTGAAAAACACCCCTCCAAACGTAAATGTCACGTCACGTTCTCCCGGCTGTTTTTTATGGCTTTTTCTGGGACATGTTCCCAAAGCCCAGAGACCGACAGGAATGGTCTTGGTAATGTGCGTATCGCGGACATAGCCGTTGATAAGTATGCCCGCCCAGCCGTTCTCATGGGCGAATTTCATCAGGTTCTCTCCCACGACAGCATAATGGGCACGGTTCACATCTACAACGGCAATACGTCCTTCCCCCGGTTCTTTGAGCATCTTGATGAGATCGGAGTTCTCTTCATTGAGCTTCAGTGTAGCGATGGGGCCTTTACATTTTTCTACACCACCGTAGGAGTGGTATTCAGGAGAAAGCACCTGGACCTTTTCATGATGTTCATCTGAAATGTCGGCTGTGTAAAAGGGCATTTCGATTCCTTTGGTAAATATTATTGGAAAGATTATACTAAAAAAAATCAATAATTAGATAGAATTATGAATCAAATAACAAAGCAGAGTAATGAAAGTAGTAACCGGAGTAGTTGGGAACGATATCCATGTCGTAGCCAACAGACTGATCGATATTTCGCTGGAAGAGCGTGGATTTGAAGTATTTAACCTGGGGGTGAACACCTACCTTGAAGAGTTTATGGATGCGGTGATAGAGACCGATGCGGATGTGCTGCTGATCTCTTCGCTCAATGGTGAAGCGGAAGGGTGGTGCCGTGATCTCAAGATCCTCAAAAGCCAGTACGATTTCAAAGATGTGGTCTTTATGATAGGGGGAAACCTGGGTGTAGGCGAGATGGACCCGGAACTCATCGTGCCCAAGTTTAGGAACTACGGTTTTGACCTGGTCTTTCACCAGGTCGACCTGAACGAAGGGCTTGACCAGCTTGAAGCAACTTTGGAGGCACGAAAATGAGCCTGCTGCAGCGAGAACGAGAGATCATCGTCAACAATGAGTATATCGACCGCTTCGATTTCGATGAGGTGGAGGAGTTCATAAAAGGGGCAAGCAAAGACCTTTTCATCTCCTACAAGTTCAGGACCTCTGATCATATGCTTGTACAGCCACGCGGCGGTTTTCCGACCTATGACAAGGTCTTTCAGCTCTACAAAGAGTTCAAAGAGGCCAATGTCGATGTCCTTCCTTTGACCATCGACTCCAACACCCGTCTGAACGACTATGCATCGGCAAAAAAGATGCTGGCACTCTCTGAAGAGAACGATGTCGATATGCTCAATGGCTACCCACTGGTCAACCACGGCTATCGTACGACACGCAAGATGATCACCCACTACAACACACCTGTCAGTCTGCGTCACGGTACACCTGATGCAAGACTGCTGGTCGAGACAGCTCTGGCTTCGGGGATCTTCGAGATAGAGGGCGGTCCCATTACCTATCTGCTGCCGTATTCGAAGAACTTCCCTCTGGACAAGGCTTTCCTCTACTGGAAGTATGTGGAGCGTGTCTGTGCGAACTACTCTAAACT from Sulfurovum riftiae harbors:
- a CDS encoding ABC transporter ATP-binding protein — protein: MLRLEHISHSYDKEIILQDITLEIEPQSFNVITGESGSGKSTLLSIVSTLLKPTEGKLYFDGVESEKISDLDRFRNEKVGFVFQFHYLISHLTVYENIAMVTKKPKKEILHLLEKLDIKVLADKYPDQISGGQRQRAAVARAIINEPKYIFADEPTGNLDSVNSETVFGLLRALDATVIVATHDHSRIISTDRVITLKDGVLC
- a CDS encoding ABC transporter permease, producing MFKSFLRYRYKTLLILVSATSAIASIFLITALGNGIISMYASMLKTDGDIIVMQKGVADTFFSDINRSLLVPIAKIPGVKSAQGVIVGAGAIDSVPIAGIYGVTKNRLDNYTLTEGHYPQKEGEVIVGESIASILKNPEEITLMGEPFRVSGIYKSDIGFENGGVVIAISDAGKLFHKSASFLLISLKDLSEGTEKVIRNIRALDTEVDVRSTTDFIDNYNQFKIIRISSGVIASISFFMGFLAIVSLMSMMVSDRRYEFGIKRAMGIPKHKIILQILIEVITLTLVAFILAYGISLLLLDQLQHIEKFQGYLSGEIDMLLFVRLLIGSIAMAAIGALVPALIAARVDPIILINRGQ
- the rraA gene encoding ribonuclease E activity regulator RraA codes for the protein MPFYTADISDEHHEKVQVLSPEYHSYGGVEKCKGPIATLKLNEENSDLIKMLKEPGEGRIAVVDVNRAHYAVVGENLMKFAHENGWAGILINGYVRDTHITKTIPVGLWALGTCPRKSHKKQPGERDVTFTFGGVFFKNGEILLADHDGIIVIDEETLEG
- a CDS encoding YceI family protein; protein product: MKKIFIFTLVAASSLFANTLVVTNGSVKAHTEVFGDSTIDPSTKSITSHLQMDDTIESLKGSVDVSVRKLKSDNETRDEHMVEALESNKYPVAHYTFGKVSKTASGYTIDGILKFHNVERPLKINARIIDNGNSIEIKGKGKFKLSSYNVKPIRLLLLTVRDRIDLNIDVKFKKQ
- a CDS encoding MBL fold metallo-hydrolase, whose protein sequence is MKTYRKGRFVGKYDSSTEVNLFKVLKWKLFGKPDIDFGKKSPVPLAVQYTPEQLLQKEDFICWLSHATFLIQLGGKRILIDPVFGDIPFYKRQVDFPYSVEELGKVDYLLVSHVHYDHFDTHSIQMLTVKNPKAVLPLHMSKLLHRTVPSLKSVELDWYESHEKQGLKITLVPAKHWGRRGLFDRNRVLWGGYVLSYEGKNIYFAGDTAPGEHFEEIGRQFEIDYALLPIGAYRPEFIMKHNHLDPQEAFEAFRQLKAKKMVPMHYGTFKLTDEPLDEPLQWIGKIAEANSDKIVILKAGEIYTLTI
- the glmS gene encoding methylaspartate mutase subunit S, which produces MKVVTGVVGNDIHVVANRLIDISLEERGFEVFNLGVNTYLEEFMDAVIETDADVLLISSLNGEAEGWCRDLKILKSQYDFKDVVFMIGGNLGVGEMDPELIVPKFRNYGFDLVFHQVDLNEGLDQLEATLEARK
- a CDS encoding LTA synthase family protein, with the translated sequence MKQNIDRYRLLLYFVLIFLSISFISRAVLLTYTFPMVSSSITELAKVFLVGVFYDLVAYFYFIIPFTIYLFIVPTKVFNSKMHKFIALSLFFATIYAIVFNAFSEWFFWDEFGKRFNFIAVDYLVYTHEVLKNIQESYPMPLLLSIILLITILLYFIVDRTSGHFSKVFQDRSSYRDRLPITLVLLSIPFISFLALEKQTLATSVSDNRYNQELSKNGFYSLFSAFRNNELDYYEFYKTQDNDTVLETERKLTMNEHSTFVSNDLNNTLKNVHNGGKEKRYNVMLVMIESLSASYMGIYGNDQNLTPHMDALTQKSLFFSNFFATGTRTVRGMEAVTMGIPPTPGRSIVKRPDNHNLFGMGWVFKEKGYDNKFIYAGHGYFDNMNEYFSHNGFSIVDRFNFKENEVTFSNVWGVCDEDLFAKSIKEADKSFAQKKPFFSFIMTTSNHRPYTYPEGKIDIPSHTGRTGGVKYTDFSVNEFLKKASKKPWFSKTLFIFVADHNGGSAGKNELPIHRYKIPFLVYAPSIIKPEKITKLASQIDLAPTLFAILGWDYQSKFYGKNILDSDFRPRALIGNYQKLGLYRDNRLTILLPNKSIKEFEVRKLTLNDSRYAEMKPSQKDVNDTIAYYQSASYLYMHHLLGK